A window from Chiroxiphia lanceolata isolate bChiLan1 chromosome 3, bChiLan1.pri, whole genome shotgun sequence encodes these proteins:
- the COQ3 gene encoding ubiquinone biosynthesis O-methyltransferase, mitochondrial isoform X3 — translation MKSSMLTVKRPLSTSHSSVDSKEIKKFQLLAHKWWDEEGEYSALHSMNDIRVPFIRDTLLSMSCNYHLGNPLSGVKILDVGCGGGLLSEPLARLGASVTGIDPLEDNIRTADRHKSFDPVLAKRIQYKSSSLEEIVEESMETFDVIVASEVVEHVADLETFIKCCSQVLKPEGSLFITTINKTQLSYVLGIVVAEKIMGIVPEGTHEWEKFVPPEELEHLLESNGFSVKTVNGMLYNPLWGSWSWTESTSLNYAVHAVKSGAQGQSGPTDAPSEMDIQQHSATAGTAGTASDITV, via the exons atgaaaagcagcat GCTCACTGTGAAGAGGCCTCTCAGCACTTCACACTCATCAGTGGattcaaaggaaataaaaaaattccagctcCTTGCGCATAAGTGGTGGGATGAAGAAGGAGAGTATTCAGCCCTTCATTCTATGAACGATATTAGAGTGCCATTTATTAG agataCTCTGTTGAGCATGAGTTGTAATTATCATCTGGGAAATCCACTTTCTGGAGTAAAGATTCTCGATGTTGGCTGTGGTGGAGGACTGCTAAGCGAG CCTTTAGCTAGACTGGGAGCTTCAGTTACTGGAATTGATCCTCTGGAGGACAACATTAGAACAGCAGATCGGCACAAGTCATTTGATCCAGTCCTGGCCAAGAGAATACAGTACAAGTCCAGTTCACTGGAGGAGATTGTGGAAGAGTCTATGGAAACCTTTGATGTAATTGTAGCTTCTGAAGTAGTGGAGCATGTGGCTGACCTTGAAACGTTTATCAAGTGTTGTTCTCAGGTGTTAAAG CCTGAAGGTTCTTTATTCATTACGACAATCAATAAAACACAGTTGTCCTATGTCCTGGGAATTGTGGTTGCAGAAAAGATAATGGGCATTGTACCAGAAGGAACACATGAGTGGGAGAAGTTTGTTCCCCCTgaagagctggagcacctcctggAATCAA ATGGCTTTTCAGTCAAGACTGTGAATGGGATGTTGTATAATCCGCTCTGGGGTTCGTGGAGCTGGACGGAAAGCACGAGCCTTAACTACGCAGTGCACGCCGTGAAGTCTGGGGCTCAGGGACAGTCCGGCCCCACAGATGCCCCGTCAGAGATGGACATTCAGCAGCACTCAgccacagctggcacagctggcactgcctcAGACATCACTGTCTGA
- the COQ3 gene encoding ubiquinone biosynthesis O-methyltransferase, mitochondrial isoform X2 — translation MWGGGGAGATRALTLALRRRRAAAALPGAAGDGHADLSFQAGLRGILQDYNWKIQLKSCSTLPISLTEMKSSMLTVKRPLSTSHSSVDSKEIKKFQLLAHKWWDEEGEYSALHSMNDIRVPFIRDTLLSMSCNYHLGNPLSGVKILDVGCGGGLLSEPLARLGASVTGIDPLEDNIRTADRHKSFDPVLAKRIQYKSSSLEEIVEESMETFDVIVASEVVEHVADLETFIKCCSQVLKPEGSLFITTINKTQLSYVLGIVVAEKIMGIVPEGTHEWEKFVPPEELEHLLESNGFSVKTVNGMLYNPLWGSWSWTESTSLNYAVHAVKSGAQGQSGPTDAPSEMDIQQHSATAGTAGTASDITV, via the exons ATgtggggcggcggcggcgccggggcgACCCGAGCGCTCACCCTCGCCCTGCGGCgccggcgggcggcggccgcgctgccgggggctgcgggcg ATGGCCATGCTGATCTGTCTTTTCAGGCAGGCCTGAGAGGTATCCTTCAGGACTACAACTggaaaatacaactgaaatCCTGTAGTACTCTGCCTATCTCACtgactgaaatgaaaagcagcat GCTCACTGTGAAGAGGCCTCTCAGCACTTCACACTCATCAGTGGattcaaaggaaataaaaaaattccagctcCTTGCGCATAAGTGGTGGGATGAAGAAGGAGAGTATTCAGCCCTTCATTCTATGAACGATATTAGAGTGCCATTTATTAG agataCTCTGTTGAGCATGAGTTGTAATTATCATCTGGGAAATCCACTTTCTGGAGTAAAGATTCTCGATGTTGGCTGTGGTGGAGGACTGCTAAGCGAG CCTTTAGCTAGACTGGGAGCTTCAGTTACTGGAATTGATCCTCTGGAGGACAACATTAGAACAGCAGATCGGCACAAGTCATTTGATCCAGTCCTGGCCAAGAGAATACAGTACAAGTCCAGTTCACTGGAGGAGATTGTGGAAGAGTCTATGGAAACCTTTGATGTAATTGTAGCTTCTGAAGTAGTGGAGCATGTGGCTGACCTTGAAACGTTTATCAAGTGTTGTTCTCAGGTGTTAAAG CCTGAAGGTTCTTTATTCATTACGACAATCAATAAAACACAGTTGTCCTATGTCCTGGGAATTGTGGTTGCAGAAAAGATAATGGGCATTGTACCAGAAGGAACACATGAGTGGGAGAAGTTTGTTCCCCCTgaagagctggagcacctcctggAATCAA ATGGCTTTTCAGTCAAGACTGTGAATGGGATGTTGTATAATCCGCTCTGGGGTTCGTGGAGCTGGACGGAAAGCACGAGCCTTAACTACGCAGTGCACGCCGTGAAGTCTGGGGCTCAGGGACAGTCCGGCCCCACAGATGCCCCGTCAGAGATGGACATTCAGCAGCACTCAgccacagctggcacagctggcactgcctcAGACATCACTGTCTGA
- the COQ3 gene encoding ubiquinone biosynthesis O-methyltransferase, mitochondrial isoform X1, whose product MLGAQEFCSIPQRSTAGCWESLACRASPLLERRSRVVCALPCKSDGHADLSFQAGLRGILQDYNWKIQLKSCSTLPISLTEMKSSMLTVKRPLSTSHSSVDSKEIKKFQLLAHKWWDEEGEYSALHSMNDIRVPFIRDTLLSMSCNYHLGNPLSGVKILDVGCGGGLLSEPLARLGASVTGIDPLEDNIRTADRHKSFDPVLAKRIQYKSSSLEEIVEESMETFDVIVASEVVEHVADLETFIKCCSQVLKPEGSLFITTINKTQLSYVLGIVVAEKIMGIVPEGTHEWEKFVPPEELEHLLESNGFSVKTVNGMLYNPLWGSWSWTESTSLNYAVHAVKSGAQGQSGPTDAPSEMDIQQHSATAGTAGTASDITV is encoded by the exons ATGCTGGGAGCCCAGGAGTTCTGCTCCATCCCGCAGCGgagcactgcaggctgctgGGAATCGCTTGCCTGCCGTGCCTCCCCTCTCCTTGAACGGAGGAGTCGCGTGGtttgtgccctgccctgcaagTCCG ATGGCCATGCTGATCTGTCTTTTCAGGCAGGCCTGAGAGGTATCCTTCAGGACTACAACTggaaaatacaactgaaatCCTGTAGTACTCTGCCTATCTCACtgactgaaatgaaaagcagcat GCTCACTGTGAAGAGGCCTCTCAGCACTTCACACTCATCAGTGGattcaaaggaaataaaaaaattccagctcCTTGCGCATAAGTGGTGGGATGAAGAAGGAGAGTATTCAGCCCTTCATTCTATGAACGATATTAGAGTGCCATTTATTAG agataCTCTGTTGAGCATGAGTTGTAATTATCATCTGGGAAATCCACTTTCTGGAGTAAAGATTCTCGATGTTGGCTGTGGTGGAGGACTGCTAAGCGAG CCTTTAGCTAGACTGGGAGCTTCAGTTACTGGAATTGATCCTCTGGAGGACAACATTAGAACAGCAGATCGGCACAAGTCATTTGATCCAGTCCTGGCCAAGAGAATACAGTACAAGTCCAGTTCACTGGAGGAGATTGTGGAAGAGTCTATGGAAACCTTTGATGTAATTGTAGCTTCTGAAGTAGTGGAGCATGTGGCTGACCTTGAAACGTTTATCAAGTGTTGTTCTCAGGTGTTAAAG CCTGAAGGTTCTTTATTCATTACGACAATCAATAAAACACAGTTGTCCTATGTCCTGGGAATTGTGGTTGCAGAAAAGATAATGGGCATTGTACCAGAAGGAACACATGAGTGGGAGAAGTTTGTTCCCCCTgaagagctggagcacctcctggAATCAA ATGGCTTTTCAGTCAAGACTGTGAATGGGATGTTGTATAATCCGCTCTGGGGTTCGTGGAGCTGGACGGAAAGCACGAGCCTTAACTACGCAGTGCACGCCGTGAAGTCTGGGGCTCAGGGACAGTCCGGCCCCACAGATGCCCCGTCAGAGATGGACATTCAGCAGCACTCAgccacagctggcacagctggcactgcctcAGACATCACTGTCTGA
- the PNISR gene encoding LOW QUALITY PROTEIN: arginine/serine-rich protein PNISR (The sequence of the model RefSeq protein was modified relative to this genomic sequence to represent the inferred CDS: inserted 6 bases in 5 codons; deleted 9 bases in 7 codons; substituted 1 base at 1 genomic stop codon) yields MWDQGGQPWQQWPLNQQQWIAVISAPADPSQIDWAALAQAWIAQREASGQQNVVEQQGMMPNGQDIAGIESGPNNHNNFQGDPNFNRMWQPEWGMPHQPPHPPPDQQWMTPTPGQMEIVPPSEDSNSQDSGEFTPDNRHIFNQNNHNFGGPPDNFAMGPVNQFDYQHGAAFGPPQGGFHPPYWQPGPPGPPGPPAPPAPTQNRRERPSFRDRQRSPIAMPVKQEPPQIDAVKRRTLPAWIREGLEKMEREKQKKLEKREWSSNVPDVXKRKKESEEAEEGDGPRLPQKSKFDSDEEDEDAENTEAVSVGKSSRSPXPAPQEEQSEPEMTEEXKEYQMMMLTKMLLTEILLDVTNEEIYYVAKDVHRKATKAPAKQLAQSSALASLTGLGGLGGYGSGDSEDERSDRGSESSDTDDEELRHRIRQKQEAFWRKEREQQLLLEKQLEEEKLQNEKVSKDMSEFINKEQNSNSASQEAKEIEADMVHEKKRSPNAITPDVEVKKRVKTGQEGGGSRSSSSGSTSSNSRSSSSSSTVSSSSYSTSSGSSRSLFTFFPPKRKKRHSPQGTPSHKVRRSRSRSYSHRNRRERSRSREKIRERRRSSRNHSAERGERRRNRSPSREKSWDRRRSGSRSRDRRANRASRSRSRDRRKAEDQRRSPTGNRHKHKSEGKDQRQEEGQGGGVDKDRKKNREXERDQEKRKDKPKKEXKESKAGNHDDGRLKXKRDSERTFSRSDSICVKNKDRIPDKKQKITTKDSKKRSGSESSVKKVLKSPGSSKEKKAKKSKHIRSCSMEKSQRSGKKASRKHKSKSRSRSTTPLRRKR; encoded by the exons TTTCAGGGGGATCCCAACTTCAACAGAATGTGGCAGCCag AATGGGGAATGCCTCACCAACCCCCTCACCCACCTCCAGACCAGCAGTGGATGACTCCAACCCCAGGTCAAATGGAAATTGTTCCTCCATCTGAAGACAGCAACAGTCAGGACAGTGGGGAATTTACTCCTGACAACAGGCATATATTTAACCAGAACAATCACAACTTTGGGGGACCTCCCGATAACTTTGCAATGGGGCCAGTGAACCAGTTTGACTA TCAGCATGGGGCTGCTTTTGGTCCACCTCAAGGTGGATTTCATCCACCTTATTGGCAGCCAGGACCACCAGGACCACCAGgtcctccagcacctcctgcaccTACTCAAAATCGAAGGGAAAGACCCTCATTCAGAGATCGGCAGCGTTCACCTATTGCGATGCCTGTGAAGCAGGAGCCTCCACAGATTG ATGCTGTGAAGCGTAGAACTCTGCCTGCCTGGATTCGAGAGGGCCtggaaaagatggaaagagaaaaacagaaaaaactggaaaagagagaatggAGCAGCAACGTTCCAGAtgtctaaaaaagaaaaaaggaaagtgagGAGGCTGAAGAAGGGGATGGCCCACGGTTACCTCAGAAAAGTAAATTT GACAGtgatgaggaagatgaagatgctgaaaacacagaagctgTAAGTgttgggaaaagcagcaggagtc tcccagctcctcaaGAGGAGCAAAGTGAACCAGAAatgacagaaga aaaggagtaTCAAATG ATGATGCTGACAAAAATGCTGCTGACAGAGATTCTCTTAGATGTCACAAATGAAGAAATCTATTATGTGGCCAAAGATGTTCACCGTAAAGCAACTAAAG CTCCTGCAAAACAGCTGGCACAGTCCAGTGCACTGGCTTCCCTCACTGGACTCG GTGGACTGGGTGGTTATGGATCAGGAGACAGTGAAGATGAGAGGAGTGACAGAGGCTCTGAATCATCTGATACTGATGATGAGGAATTACGACACAGAATCAGGCAAAAACAGGAAGCGttttggagaaaagagagagaacagcaACTACTACTAGAAAAACAGCTAGAAG aagagaagctacaaaatgaaaaagtttcG AAAGACATGAGTGAATTTAtcaacaaagaacaaaatagtAACTCGGCATCACAGGAGGCAAAAGAAATTGAAGCAGATATGgttcatgaaaagaaaagatCTCCAAATGCAATCACACCTGATGTAGAAGTCAAGAAGAGGGTAAAGACAGGACAGGAAGGAGGTGGGTCCAGAAGCTCCAGCAGTGGTAGCACTAGCAGCAATAGtaggagcagcagcagtagcagcacaGTATCTAGTTCATCCTATAGCACTAGCTCAGGTAGCAGTCGCAGCCTCTTCACGTTCTTCCCTcctaaaaggaagaagaggcaCAGTCCGCAG GGAACGCCATCACATAAGGTTAGGCGCAGCAGAAGCAGGAGTTACTCCCACAGAAATAGGAGAGAGAGGAGtaggagcagagagaaaatacGGGAAAGGAGAAGATCTAGTAGAAATCACAGTGCTGAAAGAGGGGAGAGGCGGAGAAACCGGAGTCCTTCAAGAGAGAAAAGCTGGGATAGACGTAGAAGCGGTAGCCGCTCACGAGACCGGCGAGCC AACCGTGCAAGCCGCAGCAGAAGCAGGGACAGACGTAAAGCTGAAGACCAGCGTAGAAGCCCAACTGGAAATAGGCACAAACATAAAAGTGAGGGGAAAGATCAGAGACAGGAAGAAGGACAGGGCGGAGGTGTagataaagacagaaaaaagaacagag aggagagagatcaggaaaaaagaaaagataagcccaaaaaag gaaaagaaagtaaggcTGGCAATCATGATGACGGTagattaa agaaaagagacagTGAAAGAACTTTCTCTCGCAGTGATTCAATATgtgtgaaaaataaagacaggatTCCagacaagaaa caaaaaattacTACCAAAGATAGCAAAAAGCGGTCAGGCTCTGAATCTAGTGTGAAGAAG GTTCTGAAATCACCAGGAAGCAGTAAAGAAAAGAAGGCTAAGAAATCAAAGCATATTCGGTCATGCTCCATGGAGAAATCTCAAAGGTCTGGTAAGAAGGCAAGCCGCAAACACAAGTCTAAGTCACGATCAAG atcaaCAACTCCTCTTCGTCGTAAACGCTGA